The following are encoded together in the Constrictibacter sp. MBR-5 genome:
- a CDS encoding baseplate J/gp47 family protein, with translation MTIDASGLMWCRDDRRRGDVVNHPGALNGLDFVEYFEDDAAPPGQQHRIEATFLKPPPAALVGSPGSFAVSGGARIVGIAVLDVTAHAMEPLRLNVFVDRAGDFSTYLLSVMHADMDPQLAAAPFGFKASCPTDFDCRTDTECPPDAPPEPLIDYLAKDFQSFRRLLLDLIPQRNPRWLERNPADLGMALVELFAYAGDHLSYFQDAVATEAYLDTARHRISAKRHARLVDYRVHDGRNAWTFVQFEADGAGVVPQGTQLLTRVARPLRGQPAAPGPVIAPGLLDFDGDAALQSVTVFETAARTTVDPDHNELRFHTWGDAQCCLARGAIEAWLYGLPAGGGNQDAYRPQLAVGDYLLIEEVRGVVTGAPADADPAHRQVVRIEAVEDTEDPVYGVTLTDGALNLLGAPGDPALPLQRVVWRATDGLSFAACLSVDTPETGPIANLTVARGNVAPCDHGRTVIRALQPPASSSGLNGVTELPLPDGPLTLQAAPAAPTFDADGRMVQGRHDLGADVRTVSPAAVLILAFPPAEIEIWTPVPDLLDSGAFDRHFVVDIDNDGGAVLRFGDDAYGARPLGAVAATARYRIGNGRAGNLGHGALVHVATPSAADLVDPANPGAPAAPFPGILRVRQPLPARDGTDPETIEEVRQLAPRAFQAEQFRAVTEADYEKAALKLPEIAAAKATFRWTGSWHTVFVAAHPVSRDDLVVLPGGGAELAEALRERLTAHLIGYKLAGYDLRVRAAQYVPLEIAIEICVARGHFRGDVLEAVSKALSGFFALTQFAFGQPVYLSRLYAAVEAVEGVDSAHVTVFKRYWEAANGEIGKGLIAMGDFEIARLDNDPNFRENGVLRLTAVGGL, from the coding sequence ATGACCATCGACGCTTCAGGGCTGATGTGGTGCCGCGACGATCGCCGCAGGGGCGACGTCGTCAATCATCCGGGCGCGCTCAACGGGCTCGACTTCGTCGAATATTTCGAGGACGACGCCGCCCCGCCCGGCCAGCAGCATCGGATCGAGGCGACGTTCCTGAAGCCACCGCCCGCCGCCCTGGTCGGCAGCCCGGGCAGCTTCGCCGTCAGCGGCGGGGCGCGCATCGTCGGCATCGCGGTGCTCGACGTCACGGCGCATGCGATGGAGCCGCTGCGGCTGAACGTCTTCGTCGACCGGGCGGGCGATTTCTCGACCTACCTGCTGTCGGTGATGCATGCGGACATGGATCCGCAGCTCGCCGCCGCACCCTTCGGCTTCAAGGCATCCTGCCCGACGGATTTCGACTGCCGCACCGATACGGAGTGTCCGCCCGACGCGCCGCCGGAGCCGCTGATCGACTATCTCGCCAAGGATTTTCAGAGCTTCCGCCGCCTGCTGCTCGACCTGATTCCGCAGCGCAATCCGCGCTGGCTGGAGCGCAATCCGGCCGACCTGGGCATGGCGCTGGTCGAGCTGTTCGCCTATGCCGGCGACCATCTCTCCTATTTCCAGGACGCCGTCGCGACCGAGGCCTATCTCGACACGGCGCGCCACCGCATCTCGGCCAAGCGCCACGCGCGGCTGGTCGACTATCGCGTCCATGACGGGCGCAACGCCTGGACCTTCGTGCAGTTCGAGGCCGACGGGGCCGGCGTGGTGCCGCAGGGAACGCAGCTGCTGACGCGGGTCGCGCGGCCGCTGCGCGGCCAGCCGGCGGCACCCGGCCCGGTGATCGCGCCCGGCCTGCTCGACTTCGACGGCGACGCTGCGCTGCAGTCGGTGACCGTGTTCGAGACGGCGGCGCGCACCACCGTCGATCCGGATCACAACGAACTGCGCTTCCACACCTGGGGCGACGCCCAGTGCTGCCTGGCGCGGGGTGCCATCGAGGCGTGGCTCTACGGACTGCCCGCGGGCGGCGGCAACCAGGATGCCTACCGGCCGCAGCTTGCAGTGGGCGACTATCTGCTGATCGAGGAGGTGCGGGGGGTCGTCACCGGCGCGCCGGCCGACGCCGATCCGGCGCATCGTCAGGTCGTGCGGATCGAGGCGGTCGAGGATACCGAGGATCCCGTCTACGGCGTCACGCTGACGGACGGGGCGCTGAACCTGCTGGGCGCGCCGGGCGATCCGGCACTGCCGCTGCAGCGGGTGGTCTGGCGCGCGACGGACGGGTTGTCCTTTGCCGCCTGCCTGTCGGTCGATACGCCGGAGACGGGGCCGATCGCCAACCTGACGGTGGCACGCGGTAACGTGGCGCCCTGCGACCACGGACGGACGGTTATCCGGGCTTTGCAGCCGCCGGCGTCGAGCAGCGGCCTGAACGGCGTGACCGAACTGCCGCTGCCCGACGGGCCGCTGACGCTGCAGGCCGCGCCCGCTGCGCCGACCTTCGACGCGGACGGGCGGATGGTGCAGGGCCGGCACGACCTGGGCGCGGACGTGCGGACGGTCTCGCCCGCAGCGGTGCTCATCCTCGCGTTTCCGCCGGCCGAGATCGAGATATGGACGCCGGTCCCCGACCTGCTCGACAGCGGCGCGTTCGACCGGCACTTCGTCGTCGACATCGACAATGACGGCGGCGCGGTGCTGCGTTTCGGCGACGACGCCTATGGCGCCCGTCCCCTCGGCGCGGTGGCGGCGACCGCGCGCTACCGGATCGGCAACGGCAGGGCCGGCAACCTGGGCCATGGCGCGCTCGTGCACGTCGCGACGCCGTCGGCCGCGGACCTGGTCGATCCGGCGAATCCGGGGGCACCCGCGGCGCCGTTCCCCGGCATCCTGCGCGTCCGGCAGCCGCTGCCGGCGCGGGACGGGACCGACCCCGAGACGATCGAGGAGGTGCGGCAGCTGGCGCCGCGCGCCTTCCAGGCCGAGCAGTTCCGGGCGGTCACCGAGGCCGACTACGAGAAGGCGGCGCTGAAGCTGCCGGAGATCGCGGCGGCCAAGGCGACCTTCCGCTGGACCGGCAGCTGGCACACGGTGTTCGTCGCGGCGCATCCGGTGTCGCGCGACGATCTCGTGGTGCTACCAGGCGGCGGGGCGGAACTGGCGGAGGCGCTGCGCGAGCGGCTGACGGCGCACCTGATCGGCTACAAGCTCGCCGGCTACGACCTGCGGGTTCGCGCCGCGCAGTATGTGCCGCTGGAGATCGCCATCGAGATCTGCGTGGCGCGCGGCCACTTCCGCGGCGACGTGCTGGAGGCCGTGTCGAAGGCGCTGTCCGGCTTCTTCGCGCTCACGCAGTTCGCCTTCGGCCAGCCGGTCTATCTGAGCCGTCTCTACGCCGCGGTGGAAGCGGTGGAGGGCGTGGATTCGGCGCACGTCACCGTCTTCAAGCGGTACTGGGAGGCGGCGAACGGCGAGATCGGCAAAGGCCTGATCGCCATGGGCGACTTCGAGATCGCCCGTTTGGACAATGATCCGAACTTCCGCGAGAACGGCGTGCTGCGGCTGACCGCGGTGGGAGGGCTGTGA
- a CDS encoding GPW/gp25 family protein, with protein sequence MAELRYLDVPFGLDASGRTAETDADDHVRDLIRQVLFTNPGERVNRPDFGCGLRQLVFAPNSDALAAATQTLVHGALLRWLNDVIAVDAVKVTARDEVLEVTVGYVRRETAERHEDVFRRPTT encoded by the coding sequence ATGGCCGAGCTTCGCTATCTCGACGTGCCCTTCGGGCTCGACGCATCGGGGCGCACCGCGGAAACCGACGCCGACGATCATGTGCGCGATCTCATCCGCCAGGTGCTGTTCACCAACCCCGGCGAGCGGGTCAACCGCCCGGACTTCGGCTGCGGCCTGCGCCAGCTCGTCTTCGCGCCGAACTCCGATGCGCTCGCCGCTGCGACGCAGACGCTGGTGCACGGCGCGCTGCTGCGCTGGCTGAACGACGTGATCGCCGTCGACGCGGTGAAGGTGACGGCGCGCGACGAGGTGCTGGAGGTCACCGTCGGCTACGTCCGGCGGGAGACCGCCGAGCGCCACGAAGACGTCTTCCGGCGGCCCACGACATGA
- a CDS encoding phage baseplate assembly protein V gives MPDSGASDPGGSGATERHYGKYRGLVLNNMDPLSQGRIQATVPEVLGEIPTGWASPCAPFAGMQAGFYAIPQVGSGVWIEFEAGDVSRPIWVGGWWGTAEVPMKPMGVPTTPTTKILRSDFGLIAAFDDVAQTITLSDAAGMNQVVVDAAMQTVTVKGLARVVVDSALIQVGSQGAAHPAVFGDQLLAYLNQIVAMFNAHVHPGELAGGFLPVTPAPPVPPLPAATPSLLSVKVLLE, from the coding sequence ATGCCCGATTCCGGCGCATCCGATCCCGGCGGCAGCGGCGCCACCGAGCGCCACTACGGCAAGTATCGCGGCCTCGTGCTGAACAACATGGATCCCCTGAGCCAGGGCCGCATCCAGGCGACGGTGCCGGAGGTACTGGGCGAGATCCCCACCGGCTGGGCGTCGCCCTGCGCGCCGTTCGCCGGGATGCAGGCCGGGTTCTACGCGATCCCACAGGTCGGCTCCGGCGTCTGGATCGAGTTCGAGGCGGGCGACGTATCGCGCCCGATCTGGGTCGGCGGCTGGTGGGGCACGGCGGAAGTGCCGATGAAGCCGATGGGCGTGCCGACGACGCCGACCACCAAGATCCTGCGCAGCGACTTCGGCCTGATCGCGGCCTTCGACGACGTGGCGCAGACGATCACGCTGTCCGATGCGGCGGGCATGAACCAGGTCGTGGTGGACGCGGCGATGCAGACGGTGACGGTCAAGGGACTGGCACGCGTGGTCGTCGATTCCGCGCTGATCCAGGTGGGCAGCCAGGGGGCGGCGCATCCGGCGGTCTTCGGCGATCAGCTGCTGGCGTATCTCAACCAGATCGTCGCGATGTTCAACGCGCACGTCCATCCGGGCGAACTGGCCGGCGGGTTCCTGCCGGTGACGCCGGCGCCGCCCGTGCCGCCGCTGCCCGCGGCGACGCCGAGCCTGCTCTCGGTCAAGGTCCTGCTGGAATAA
- a CDS encoding LysM domain-containing protein, with translation MFFRGSRYEGVPEAELATADGRTIRYKRIRFIPDTGGTTAGTVPYRVQPDDRPDLVAYKTAGDPELFWRLCDANRVMRPDELTDEPGSLIRIPAPGS, from the coding sequence ATGTTCTTCCGCGGCAGCCGATACGAAGGGGTCCCCGAGGCCGAACTCGCCACGGCCGATGGGCGCACGATCCGCTACAAGCGCATCCGTTTCATCCCGGACACGGGCGGGACGACGGCGGGCACGGTGCCCTATCGCGTGCAGCCGGACGACCGCCCCGACCTCGTCGCCTACAAGACCGCCGGCGATCCTGAGCTCTTCTGGCGCCTGTGCGACGCGAACCGCGTGATGCGCCCGGACGAACTGACCGACGAGCCGGGCAGCTTGATCCGCATTCCGGCGCCGGGGAGCTGA
- a CDS encoding putative baseplate assembly protein — protein MAQMLPHPAFCACCAPGVAPAPGLLFNRPGLSALAYRIGTFGSFRAAMLQAIAEEPALAGLTTRESDDYAITILELWAAVGDVLTFYQERNANEFFLRTARERDSVLRLARLLDYHLRAGLATTTQFAFTLDSGATTRIPVGLKVMSVPGQDERPQFFETIEEIRALAALNRVRVFAPPLLFNAVAPGGTRAPILAAPDGLAPGNKLVFFTAWAAEEKTATSLENRDGGRELGWAPGIQAANWRADAAHAAKLKRSLGFFGRGAPDSYSFYDANPAIPPAQRWKTVTAGSGGYLMGLPATGFLPLESRAPDLEPGALMLVDAGAGSVPRMRLARVTETKDEPAKLGQIQDTVTHVALRQVIHGRPAAVSRAPGAYAVFARSGTDAALSMILDGGVGDGSWQARDGGILTTPPVAVSSALDRIELFGRGLDNALWVDTMGPGGWSGWSSLGGGLTSGPAAVSHTGGALHVFVRGFDLGLWYRSRVGGAWGGWQPLGGVLMSEISAASWGPNRIDVFVRGVDRAIWRRSWNGVSWAAWQSLGGTAASQPVAVARAANRLDLFVRADDGSVTWRAWNGAKWSDWTSLGGDIVEEPAAVSTGASRIDLFARGSDGALKTAYWNGVKWSAWTSLGGTLGSAPAPIAVGTAIYVFVRAADGTLLQRSWNGSSWTSWISRGDGIGGIADRRKARIWHLESPEIAFRGFDYPERIETGRVVAPLADLATIEKGRRIIIEDGAATPHVATVTAATPVAAIWGGEPSHLAIDFTPAPATPLSSATAVLLGNVAQASHGETVADEPLGNGDATRAFQRFVLRKPPLTRLPSSKSVAGASTLTLRVNGEAWTETDSLYGQPPNARVFTARQNDDGGTVVQFGDGRTGARVPTGQGNVVASYRQGLGLGGRMAAEQLSILLTRPVGLRAVRNPLPAEGGADPEPLETARETAPTTVKTFGRAISLGDFEALLATSGLVAKSRATWVWKGLEKAVHLTVAAQEGATLSADSLKSLHDALDTQRDINRRLDIANLIRVPVVVRAKIVADPARVADEVRAAALKALLDHFAFAAMPLGRSVHASDVFAVLQGALGVVAVDLDVFRCKGAETWTAAQRALRGATAAAQQRHVRIFDARPNTGGALAGDPVVAGVFGGAPPAVIPAEQAFIESPDTDVTLTIVEGLGGQ, from the coding sequence ATGGCACAGATGCTGCCCCATCCCGCCTTCTGCGCCTGCTGCGCACCCGGTGTGGCGCCGGCGCCGGGCCTGCTGTTCAACCGGCCGGGCCTCTCGGCGCTCGCCTACCGGATCGGCACGTTCGGCTCGTTCCGGGCCGCCATGCTGCAGGCGATCGCCGAGGAACCCGCGCTCGCGGGCCTGACGACGCGCGAGAGCGACGACTACGCGATCACCATCCTGGAGCTTTGGGCGGCGGTCGGCGACGTGCTGACCTTCTACCAGGAGCGCAACGCCAACGAGTTCTTCCTGCGCACGGCGCGGGAGCGCGATTCGGTGCTGCGGCTGGCGCGGCTGCTCGACTACCACCTGCGCGCCGGGCTCGCCACGACGACGCAGTTCGCCTTTACCCTGGACAGCGGTGCTACGACGCGCATCCCGGTCGGCCTGAAGGTGATGAGCGTTCCCGGCCAGGACGAGCGTCCGCAGTTCTTCGAGACGATCGAGGAGATCCGTGCGCTCGCGGCCCTGAACCGGGTGCGGGTATTCGCGCCGCCCCTGCTCTTCAACGCAGTGGCTCCGGGTGGGACGCGCGCGCCGATTCTCGCGGCACCGGACGGATTGGCGCCGGGCAACAAGCTCGTCTTCTTCACCGCCTGGGCGGCGGAGGAGAAGACGGCGACGTCGCTGGAGAACCGCGACGGCGGGCGGGAGCTCGGCTGGGCGCCGGGCATCCAGGCGGCGAACTGGCGCGCGGACGCGGCGCACGCCGCGAAACTGAAGCGCAGCCTCGGCTTCTTCGGCCGCGGGGCGCCCGACAGCTATTCCTTCTACGACGCGAACCCGGCGATCCCGCCGGCGCAGCGCTGGAAGACGGTGACGGCCGGGTCCGGCGGCTATCTCATGGGATTGCCGGCGACGGGCTTCCTGCCGCTCGAATCGCGTGCGCCCGACCTGGAGCCGGGGGCGCTGATGCTGGTCGACGCCGGTGCGGGCAGCGTGCCGCGCATGCGCCTCGCCCGCGTCACCGAGACGAAGGACGAGCCGGCCAAGCTCGGCCAGATCCAGGACACGGTCACCCATGTGGCACTGCGCCAGGTGATCCACGGCCGGCCGGCGGCGGTGTCACGGGCGCCGGGCGCCTATGCCGTGTTCGCCCGCAGCGGCACGGATGCGGCGCTGTCGATGATCCTCGACGGCGGCGTCGGCGACGGCAGCTGGCAGGCGCGCGACGGCGGCATCCTGACGACGCCGCCCGTGGCCGTCTCGTCGGCGCTCGACCGGATCGAGCTGTTCGGCCGCGGCCTCGACAATGCGCTCTGGGTCGACACGATGGGCCCCGGCGGCTGGAGCGGCTGGTCGTCGCTCGGCGGCGGCCTGACCTCCGGACCGGCGGCGGTGTCGCACACCGGCGGCGCGCTGCACGTCTTCGTGCGCGGCTTCGACCTGGGGCTCTGGTATCGCAGCCGCGTCGGCGGCGCGTGGGGCGGCTGGCAGCCGCTCGGCGGCGTGCTGATGTCGGAGATATCGGCGGCCTCTTGGGGGCCCAACCGGATCGACGTGTTCGTCCGCGGTGTCGACCGGGCCATCTGGCGGCGATCGTGGAACGGCGTGTCGTGGGCGGCGTGGCAGTCGCTGGGCGGCACGGCGGCATCGCAGCCGGTCGCGGTGGCGCGCGCCGCCAACCGCCTGGACCTGTTCGTGCGGGCCGACGACGGCAGCGTGACGTGGCGCGCCTGGAACGGCGCCAAATGGTCGGACTGGACGTCGCTGGGCGGCGACATCGTCGAAGAGCCGGCGGCCGTATCGACCGGCGCCAGCCGCATCGACCTGTTCGCCCGCGGCAGCGACGGCGCGCTCAAGACGGCCTATTGGAACGGGGTCAAATGGAGCGCCTGGACGTCGCTCGGCGGGACGCTGGGATCGGCGCCGGCGCCGATCGCCGTCGGCACCGCGATCTACGTCTTCGTACGGGCCGCCGACGGAACGCTGCTGCAGCGCAGCTGGAACGGCAGCTCCTGGACATCGTGGATTTCGCGCGGCGACGGCATCGGCGGCATAGCCGACCGGCGCAAGGCGCGGATCTGGCATCTGGAGTCGCCGGAGATCGCGTTCCGCGGCTTCGACTATCCGGAGCGGATCGAAACGGGCCGCGTCGTGGCGCCGCTCGCCGATCTCGCCACGATCGAGAAGGGCCGGCGCATCATCATCGAGGATGGGGCGGCGACGCCGCACGTCGCCACCGTGACGGCGGCGACGCCGGTCGCGGCGATCTGGGGCGGCGAGCCGTCGCATCTCGCCATCGACTTCACGCCGGCACCCGCGACCCCGCTGTCGTCGGCGACGGCGGTGCTGCTCGGCAACGTGGCGCAGGCCAGCCATGGCGAGACGGTCGCCGACGAGCCGCTCGGCAACGGCGACGCGACCCGCGCCTTCCAGCGCTTCGTCCTGCGCAAGCCGCCGCTGACCCGCCTGCCGAGTTCGAAGTCGGTGGCCGGCGCCAGCACGCTGACCCTGCGCGTCAACGGCGAGGCCTGGACCGAGACGGACAGCCTCTACGGCCAGCCACCGAACGCGCGCGTCTTCACCGCGCGGCAGAACGACGACGGCGGCACGGTGGTGCAGTTCGGCGACGGGCGGACGGGGGCACGCGTGCCGACCGGGCAGGGCAACGTCGTCGCCAGCTATCGTCAGGGGCTCGGTCTCGGCGGCCGGATGGCGGCCGAGCAGCTCTCCATCCTGCTGACCCGGCCGGTCGGGCTGCGCGCGGTGCGCAATCCGCTGCCGGCCGAGGGCGGCGCGGATCCGGAGCCGCTGGAGACGGCGCGCGAGACGGCACCGACGACCGTGAAGACCTTCGGCCGTGCGATCTCGCTGGGCGACTTCGAGGCGCTGCTGGCGACCTCCGGGCTGGTGGCGAAGTCGCGGGCGACCTGGGTCTGGAAGGGGCTGGAGAAGGCCGTCCACCTGACCGTGGCGGCGCAGGAGGGGGCGACGCTGTCGGCCGACTCGCTGAAGTCGCTGCACGATGCGCTCGACACCCAGCGCGACATCAACCGGCGCCTCGACATCGCCAACCTGATCCGCGTGCCGGTCGTCGTGCGGGCGAAGATCGTGGCGGATCCGGCACGGGTCGCCGACGAGGTGCGGGCGGCGGCGCTGAAGGCGCTGCTCGATCATTTCGCCTTTGCCGCGATGCCCCTCGGCCGGTCGGTGCATGCGAGCGACGTCTTCGCCGTGCTGCAGGGTGCGCTTGGCGTCGTCGCGGTCGATCTCGACGTCTTCCGCTGCAAGGGAGCCGAAACCTGGACCGCGGCGCAGCGCGCGCTGCGCGGTGCCACGGCGGCGGCACAGCAGCGCCATGTGCGGATCTTCGACGCGCGGCCGAACACGGGCGGCGCGCTCGCCGGCGATCCGGTCGTCGCCGGCGTCTTCGGCGGCGCGCCGCCGGCGGTGATACCCGCCGAACAGGCCTTCATCGAGAGCCCCGACACGGACGTGACCCTCACCATCGTCGAAGGACTGGGCGGGCAATGA